CCTCAAATTCCAATAGAGTATAACATGCAAGACAGCTTTTTTGATCATCTTTCTTTGCAAGTACTAACTACACATTAGACTTATTGCGTGGCTTTTAACTTCTTCGTAAGATAAAGTACAACATCGTCGTCCATAATCGTTTCTTCACCCGGCTGAATGTAATGATCATGTTTGTGTACACCGTGACCGTCTGGTATGTACCCGCGATGGGCATATAGAACTTGCGCTTTGCCATAATCGGAAAACACACCTACACCAATGCCTGCTACATCCGTTCGTTCCAGAATAACTTCCTCTGCTCGGTCCATCAACCGTGAACCAATACCTTGGCGCTGGAACTTCATCAGCACATTAAAATCGTTAATTTCGGGAATGCCTTGTTCCCTGAAAGACGGGTAGCCGGAATCCCACAATACATTCACGTATCCCGCAAATTCTCCATTCAACTCGGCTACCAAGGTTACGCGTTCCCCATTCTGTTGTTCAGCCAAGTAATGAAGATACTGCTCAGCGAATCTCCCCCAACCCTGCTCTTGAAACGCCTTTGATATGATTACAGGATCGCTCTCATTTAACAGTCTGATATGTACACTCATTGATGAATCCTCCTTAAAAAGATATTTCTCCTAGCTATATTCCCAGTCTATCCCGAAGCGATGTGATGTGAGCAACATGGTGTTTGCCATGCCAAGCATACATGCCCAGATTGTAATCCAGTCTTGTCGTTTCTTCCGATGAGGGATGATAAAACTGTTTGGCATAATCTGCATCTGTCAACGCGTTTAACAGAAACACCCAACGACGATGGAGGGCATCCAGAATCTGAAGCGAGAATTCGACATCCAGGTCTCTTGAATCACTCAATTCAGCCCAGCGCTCTTCATAATAAGGCCGAATCGTTGGTGTATCCTCTGTCAGTGCCAACTTGAAACGAATCATACTGTTCATATGGCTGTCTGCCATGTGGTGAATGACCTGTTTGAGCATCCATCCACCTTCTCGATACGGCAGACTTAATTGCTCTTCACTTAGTCCCTTTACTGCTTCTCGTGCGCGTTCAGGCAACTCAGCAATGTCCCGAATCCACTGCTCTCTCTGTGCAGACGTAACTTCGCCCGTGTGTACAAATGGTCCTATTGGAAATCTTTCATCCATCCATTATTCCTCCTTGTTTGTATGATTCAAAATAACTTTTAGTATTATCTAAGGAGCATATTCCATAAGCCAACAGTCTCTCATCTGTCCTTCATGCTGCTCATGTTTCTCCAACAGCTTAATCTTTTGGAAACCACATTTCTCGTAACAGGATATCGCTCGCAAGTTCCAGGATTGAGGGTCCATAACCACTTTACGGGCTTGTTTTTCATTAATCAGATAAGCCAGCATGGATTGCATCAACTGTGTACCAATGCCTTTATTCCAGTAGTCTACCTCACCAATAAACTGATCCGTTCCATAGATGATCTCATCCGTGTCTCCATAACCATACTCCGTTCGCTCTTCTTCCTCAAGCTCATAGAACTGAATGTATCCAATCGGATGTCCTCCATACTCAACGATACAGCGGGTAGCATCATCTTTCTGATTGTAAAAATGCTCTCTCACCTGTTCCAGGTCATGCGGCCGATCACGCCCTTCATAGTATTGAAGGACTTCCGGGTCTGACAGCCACTTCACCAGGTGTTGTTCATCTTCTGTGTCCAAGAAACGTACGGTGATTTCATTCGATTCATATACATTCATCATTCTCATTACTCCTTATTGATCTCCAGATTCTCACCCGTAACCCAACTCAGATCCTTCCCTAACAAATGCTCGTTGTGAACATAATACACCATGGGATTCTCAAGCGGCTGAGTCGTTCCATCCAAAGATCTGAGCGTTAACCGCAACTTGTAGCTCCCTATCTCATCAGGTATCGCAAATCCTATCAGATTATCAGCTGATTTCATGGTTTTCCCCTGCGCCTTCAGATACTTTTCCAGAATGACTTGATCAAAATAGGAGCTGCCAACAGACGAAGGCATGTACCATGCATCATCTTGTTCTTCAGTGAATGTGACCCCTTCCCATCCAGGCACAACGGGATACACCATATGTTGATCCTTGTCTTCTCTTTTTCGCGTTATCTCTAACTCTACCTCAACTGCATCCGTATCAATCTGCCTGATTGTGCCTGCCATCACAACATCCTGAGCACTCACACTTGGAATAACATAGCTGTATATGAGCAGAGTCACCAAGAGGATTATCGTTATTCCCGTAATCCAAAATATTGTATTTTTACGCATCTGTCTGATCCTCCCGTCTGGTTAATCATACTTCTGGAGTAGCTCCTTCTCTGTTAAAGATTGAGTTAACCTATCCAACTCAGGTGATGCCGTCCAATCACTGGAGGTGTTCAATCCATGTTTGATTGTATGTATCGCACTATGTGCAGACATATATATATTATGGTGGACTCCCGGCTGGACAATGATGTGCTCTCCTTCACGCATCACTCGAATGGAAAACATCTGATCGTCTCCATAACTGGCATACGCAATCCATCCGGTTTGCACCACATAAAACTCCGTTAGGTTGATATGTACATGACTGTTTTGCCATGCTCCGTGGGGAGAGGCAACGGTTCTACAATAGTAACTGCCATCTTCTGCTATTATTTTATATTTCTGTTCCCCGTTCGCCATCTGCTCGAAGCTGGTTTTGACACCCGTTTCACCATATTTCTGTTCTGAAAATTCTGTGTTCAATCGGCTTCACCTCCTGACAAATAATCCCTTTATTTAAACATTCGACATAGGTAAGTCGATTCTCCTGTTTGGATATGCGATATATCTTTGCTAAAATATGAAACCCTTCTCTTCCAGCTTCCGTATTAAGGTCGAAGCCGTATGTATCCCATATAATAAACCATCTGATCTGGAGGTTGAGCGCATGTCATTTTTCAAGAAAATGTTAGCCAGTGTAGGTGTTGGAGCAGCCAAAGTAAATACAGAATTGCATACACCAGAGGTCACGCCTGGAGGAATCATCTCGGGGGTTGTGTACATTGAAGGTGGAGATGTGGAACAGAACGTAGATCGAATCTATCTTTCAATCAAAACCCATTACATACGGGAGCACGATGATCGCAAAGTAAAAGAAACAGCCGTTATATCCAAATATTTACTCACCGAAGGTTTCACATTACAGCCCGGAGCCAAATTGGAGAAAGACTTCTCATTTGACTTACCAGAAAACCTGCCTATTACGCTACATCGTGCAGAGGTGTGGGTAGAGACGGGCCTCGATATTTCAAGCGCTGTAGACCCTTCAGACCGGGACAGACTGCATGTTGTTCCTAGCAAAGACATGAACACCGTGCTCGATGCAATTGATATCCTTGGTTTCAAGCTCCGTGAAGTAACCAACGACTATGCGCCGAAGCTGGGTGGCAATCTGCCATTTGTACAGGAATTTGAATTTGTACCAACAAACAAGTTCCGTGGGCATCTGGATGAGCTGGAAGTCATGTTCTATCCGATGGGCGATTCGCTGGAGCTGCTATTACAGATCGATCGCCGCGCTCGTGGCTTCAGTGGA
The nucleotide sequence above comes from Paenibacillus sp. W2I17. Encoded proteins:
- a CDS encoding sporulation protein; this translates as MSFFKKMLASVGVGAAKVNTELHTPEVTPGGIISGVVYIEGGDVEQNVDRIYLSIKTHYIREHDDRKVKETAVISKYLLTEGFTLQPGAKLEKDFSFDLPENLPITLHRAEVWVETGLDISSAVDPSDRDRLHVVPSKDMNTVLDAIDILGFKLREVTNDYAPKLGGNLPFVQEFEFVPTNKFRGHLDELEVMFYPMGDSLELLLQIDRRARGFSGMFSEAMGTDESFVRLHLYERHLARGAHSVAQGLEEIISKHI
- a CDS encoding cupin domain-containing protein, coding for MNTEFSEQKYGETGVKTSFEQMANGEQKYKIIAEDGSYYCRTVASPHGAWQNSHVHINLTEFYVVQTGWIAYASYGDDQMFSIRVMREGEHIIVQPGVHHNIYMSAHSAIHTIKHGLNTSSDWTASPELDRLTQSLTEKELLQKYD
- a CDS encoding GNAT family N-acetyltransferase; this translates as MSVHIRLLNESDPVIISKAFQEQGWGRFAEQYLHYLAEQQNGERVTLVAELNGEFAGYVNVLWDSGYPSFREQGIPEINDFNVLMKFQRQGIGSRLMDRAEEVILERTDVAGIGVGVFSDYGKAQVLYAHRGYIPDGHGVHKHDHYIQPGEETIMDDDVVLYLTKKLKATQ
- a CDS encoding YfiT family bacillithiol transferase; protein product: MDERFPIGPFVHTGEVTSAQREQWIRDIAELPERAREAVKGLSEEQLSLPYREGGWMLKQVIHHMADSHMNSMIRFKLALTEDTPTIRPYYEERWAELSDSRDLDVEFSLQILDALHRRWVFLLNALTDADYAKQFYHPSSEETTRLDYNLGMYAWHGKHHVAHITSLRDRLGI
- a CDS encoding GNAT family N-acetyltransferase, which gives rise to MNVYESNEITVRFLDTEDEQHLVKWLSDPEVLQYYEGRDRPHDLEQVREHFYNQKDDATRCIVEYGGHPIGYIQFYELEEEERTEYGYGDTDEIIYGTDQFIGEVDYWNKGIGTQLMQSMLAYLINEKQARKVVMDPQSWNLRAISCYEKCGFQKIKLLEKHEQHEGQMRDCWLMEYAP